The following are encoded in a window of Qipengyuania soli genomic DNA:
- the miaB gene encoding tRNA (N6-isopentenyl adenosine(37)-C2)-methylthiotransferase MiaB codes for MKPTTTPRTYRVKSFGCQMNVYDGERMAEMLAERGIAPAPEGEEADLVVLNTCHIREKAAEKVYSDIGRLQKADGTKPLIAVAGCVAQAEGEEIMARAPAVSMVVGPQAYHRLPEMLDKAVQGERATDTDMPAIAKFAALPERKKIGPTAFLTVQEGCDKFCTYCVVPYTRGAEISRPYSDLVTEARKLVEAGAKEITLLGQNVSAWGGENDKGQHVGLAGLIRDLAEVDGLARIRYTTSHPADMDDALIAAHGEIDKLMPFLHLPVQAGSDRVLKAMNRSHTVESYLKLLEHFRTARPDIALSGDFIVGFPGETDAEFEETLKVVDAVGYAQAFSFKYSPRPGTPAATMDGQIAKEVMDERLQRLQAALNRDQHAFNAASVGKTCQVLVERKGKHPGQWLGKSPWLQSVWFEGDFAIGDLVEVELVEAGPNSLAGALRQMVALTV; via the coding sequence ATGAAACCGACCACCACCCCCAGGACCTACAGGGTCAAGAGCTTCGGCTGCCAGATGAACGTCTATGACGGCGAGCGCATGGCCGAGATGCTCGCCGAGCGCGGCATTGCCCCTGCGCCCGAGGGGGAAGAGGCCGACCTTGTCGTCCTCAACACCTGCCACATTCGCGAGAAGGCGGCGGAGAAGGTCTATTCGGACATCGGGCGGCTGCAGAAGGCCGACGGAACCAAGCCGCTGATTGCGGTCGCGGGTTGTGTTGCGCAGGCCGAGGGCGAGGAGATCATGGCGCGCGCGCCTGCGGTCTCGATGGTCGTCGGCCCGCAGGCCTATCACCGCCTGCCCGAGATGCTCGACAAGGCGGTCCAGGGCGAGCGCGCGACCGACACCGACATGCCCGCGATCGCCAAATTCGCGGCACTGCCCGAGCGCAAGAAGATCGGCCCGACCGCCTTCCTGACCGTGCAGGAAGGCTGCGACAAGTTCTGCACCTATTGCGTGGTGCCCTATACCCGGGGCGCGGAAATCTCGCGCCCCTACAGCGACTTGGTTACCGAAGCGCGCAAGCTCGTCGAAGCGGGGGCGAAGGAGATCACCCTGCTCGGACAGAATGTCTCGGCTTGGGGCGGCGAGAATGACAAGGGGCAGCACGTGGGCCTCGCGGGCCTGATCCGCGACCTTGCCGAGGTCGATGGCCTTGCGCGCATCCGCTACACCACCAGCCACCCCGCCGACATGGACGACGCGCTGATCGCCGCGCATGGCGAGATCGACAAGCTCATGCCCTTCCTCCACCTGCCGGTGCAGGCAGGCAGCGACCGTGTGCTCAAGGCGATGAACCGCAGCCACACCGTCGAAAGCTATCTCAAGCTGCTTGAACACTTCCGCACCGCACGCCCCGATATTGCGCTTTCGGGAGACTTCATCGTCGGCTTTCCCGGCGAGACCGATGCCGAGTTCGAAGAGACGTTGAAGGTCGTCGACGCGGTCGGCTACGCGCAGGCCTTCAGCTTCAAGTATAGCCCGCGCCCCGGCACGCCCGCTGCGACGATGGACGGCCAGATCGCCAAGGAGGTCATGGACGAGCGCCTCCAGCGCCTCCAGGCCGCACTCAACCGCGACCAGCACGCCTTCAACGCTGCGAGCGTGGGCAAGACCTGCCAGGTGCTCGTCGAGCGCAAGGGCAAGCATCCGGGCCAGTGGCTGGGCAAGTCGCCCTGGCTACAGAGCGTGTGGTTCGAGGGCGACTTCGCTATCGGCGATCTTGTCGAGGTGGAGCTGGTCGAAGCTGGTCCGAACTCGCTTGCCGGCGCCCTGCGCCAGATGGTTGCGCTAACCGTCTGA
- a CDS encoding PadR family transcriptional regulator encodes MQRNRRPSLQTLRVLAALAERPRDWLYGLEIAERTALKSGSLYPILIRCAERGLLESQWLDPIEPGRPPRHAYRILPAGIRALEEAGGSSAPTTNPITSSREYFA; translated from the coding sequence ATGCAACGTAACCGCCGCCCCTCCCTTCAGACCCTTCGCGTCCTTGCTGCGCTTGCAGAACGGCCGCGCGACTGGCTGTACGGTCTCGAAATCGCAGAACGCACCGCCCTCAAGTCAGGGTCTCTCTATCCGATCCTGATCCGCTGTGCCGAGCGTGGCCTGCTGGAGTCGCAGTGGCTCGACCCTATCGAACCCGGTCGCCCGCCACGGCACGCCTACCGCATCCTGCCAGCAGGCATTCGCGCGCTGGAAGAGGCAGGAGGATCCAGCGCGCCGACGACAAATCCCATAACCAGCAGCAGGGAGTATTTCGCATGA
- a CDS encoding peptidylprolyl isomerase: MADTLTFTLDTGDGEHKDVVIKLRPDLAPGHVERITTLANEGFYDGVVFHRVIPGFMAQGGDPTGTGMGGSDKPDLKAEFNGEPHVRGTCSMARTQVPDSANSQFFICFDDARFLDRQYTVWGQVESGMEHVDALPKGEPPRQPGKIVKATVA; encoded by the coding sequence ATGGCCGACACGCTGACCTTTACCCTCGACACCGGCGACGGCGAACACAAGGACGTGGTGATCAAGCTGCGTCCCGACCTTGCACCGGGTCATGTCGAGCGCATCACCACGCTCGCCAACGAAGGCTTTTACGACGGCGTGGTCTTCCACCGCGTGATCCCCGGCTTCATGGCGCAGGGCGGCGATCCGACCGGTACCGGCATGGGCGGCAGCGACAAGCCCGACCTCAAGGCCGAGTTCAACGGTGAACCGCACGTGCGCGGCACCTGCTCGATGGCGCGCACCCAGGTGCCCGACAGCGCCAACAGCCAGTTCTTCATCTGCTTCGACGACGCGCGCTTCCTCGACCGCCAGTACACCGTCTGGGGCCAGGTCGAGAGCGGCATGGAACACGTCGACGCGCTCCCCAAGGGCGAGCCTCCGCGCCAGCCGGGCAAGATCGTGAAGGCTACTGTCGCCTAA
- the mgtE gene encoding magnesium transporter, with the protein MSDETRLEDEDVMLADAPAEEARPDDRIDDERMDEENTLKPEFVRAVEDALEEGDEQAVYDLVEPLHPADIADLFELVTKDDRAPLAAAITDLMSGDVIAELNDYVREDMMEALPAEAVAQIAEQLDTDDAVQLIEDLDEEDQQAVLAELDAEDRIAIQSALAYPEETAGRLMSREFVAVPEAMTVGDLIDFLRDGRDLPAEFLEVFVVDERHHPVGTCQLSWILRTPRSIPLGDVMKRDQTLIPAMLDQEEVALMFQKYALISAAVVDDSGRLVGQMTVDDVVHIISEEAGEDALLMSGAGEGDINEPIREAYSSRVRWLVANLGTALVASLIIAAFGAAIEKLVALAVLMPIVASIGGNAGTQTMAVTVRAIATNQLTRSNTRRILWREMRVALLNGVTVALLVGVATALIFTPQLGAVIALAMTINVVIAGSAGVLVPVAFDRLDQDPAVASSVFVTMITDSMGFFAFLGLAVASGIVA; encoded by the coding sequence ATGTCCGACGAGACCCGCCTCGAAGACGAAGATGTGATGCTGGCAGACGCGCCGGCTGAAGAGGCGCGCCCGGACGACCGCATCGACGACGAGCGGATGGACGAAGAGAACACGCTCAAGCCCGAGTTCGTCCGCGCGGTCGAGGATGCGCTGGAGGAAGGTGACGAGCAGGCGGTCTACGATCTCGTCGAACCGCTCCACCCGGCCGACATCGCCGACCTTTTCGAACTCGTCACCAAGGACGACCGCGCACCGCTTGCGGCAGCGATCACCGACCTGATGAGCGGCGACGTGATCGCCGAACTCAACGATTACGTCCGCGAGGACATGATGGAGGCGCTGCCCGCTGAAGCGGTGGCGCAGATTGCCGAGCAGCTCGACACCGACGACGCCGTCCAGCTGATCGAGGACCTCGACGAGGAAGACCAGCAGGCGGTCCTCGCCGAACTCGATGCCGAAGACCGCATCGCCATCCAGTCGGCCCTCGCCTACCCCGAGGAGACCGCAGGCCGCCTGATGAGCCGCGAGTTCGTCGCCGTGCCAGAGGCGATGACGGTGGGCGACCTCATCGATTTCCTGCGCGACGGGCGCGACCTTCCGGCCGAGTTCCTCGAGGTCTTCGTCGTCGACGAGCGTCACCACCCGGTCGGCACCTGCCAGCTTTCGTGGATCCTTCGCACTCCGCGCTCGATCCCTCTGGGCGACGTGATGAAGCGCGACCAGACCCTGATCCCGGCGATGCTCGACCAGGAAGAAGTGGCGCTGATGTTCCAGAAGTATGCGCTCATCAGCGCAGCCGTGGTGGACGACAGTGGGCGTCTGGTAGGCCAGATGACGGTCGACGACGTCGTGCACATCATCTCCGAAGAAGCGGGCGAAGACGCCCTGCTCATGTCGGGTGCCGGCGAAGGCGACATCAACGAACCGATCCGCGAGGCATACTCCAGCCGCGTGCGCTGGCTTGTCGCCAATCTTGGCACGGCGCTGGTCGCCTCGCTGATCATCGCCGCCTTCGGAGCCGCGATCGAGAAGCTGGTTGCCCTGGCCGTGCTCATGCCGATCGTCGCCAGCATCGGCGGCAATGCCGGCACGCAGACCATGGCAGTGACCGTCCGCGCCATCGCCACCAACCAGCTGACCCGGTCGAACACCCGCCGCATCCTCTGGCGCGAGATGCGCGTCGCGCTGCTCAACGGCGTGACCGTGGCGCTGCTGGTCGGCGTGGCGACGGCGCTGATCTTCACGCCCCAGCTCGGCGCGGTCATCGCGCTCGCCATGACCATCAATGTCGTGATCGCGGGTTCGGCCGGCGTGCTGGTGCCGGTAGCCTTCGACCGGCTCGACCAGGACCCGGCTGTGGCCAGCAGCGTGTTCGTGACGATGATCACCGATTCGATGGGCTTCTTCGCCTTCCTCGGCCTTGCCGTTGCCAGCGGGATCGTCGCCTGA
- a CDS encoding DUF1489 family protein, whose product MPLHLTKIAFGAQSYEDIASWYAQRRSPNLTTRYRPTRWQECVGGSLFWIHQHSIVARSEITGFSELPDGRWSIDLKPELVRVHPRPKRAHQGWRYLKGDPPRDLAEGEDIGDALPGQLAGKLERLGLI is encoded by the coding sequence ATGCCGCTTCACCTGACCAAGATCGCCTTCGGCGCGCAAAGCTATGAGGATATCGCGAGCTGGTATGCGCAGCGTCGCAGCCCGAACCTCACCACCCGCTATCGCCCGACGCGGTGGCAGGAGTGCGTGGGCGGGTCGCTCTTCTGGATCCACCAGCACAGCATCGTCGCGCGCAGCGAGATCACCGGTTTCAGCGAATTGCCCGATGGGCGCTGGTCGATCGACCTCAAGCCCGAGCTGGTCCGTGTCCACCCCCGCCCCAAGCGCGCGCACCAAGGCTGGCGCTATCTCAAGGGTGATCCGCCACGCGATCTCGCCGAGGGCGAGGACATCGGCGATGCGCTGCCGGGCCAGCTGGCGGGCAAGCTGGAGCGGCTGGGGCTGATCTAG
- a CDS encoding amidohydrolase family protein has translation MRCLLLPVLASLLGLASPASAGDGDKIAFLNVDVVDVASGQIIDGRTVLVEDGLIASIGDKDTALPPDARRIDATGKFLAPGLADMHTHTWYEDVQLPLDLAFGVTTIREMWGTQSTLDARKKIESGEMLGPRIVTAGAIVDGDPPIWPGSAVLADPLKARELVAEQKAAGYDFIKTYDELSPEAFAALVEAAREAGMPIAGHIPLAVPIADAAKAGMKSFEHIGAKYESEILRPEIDRKMMNWRSERFDLGAQLLAGTLSLDAIYDWDKVRSFARTMVAAGVAATPTLAVDFGFLQTASEKEARLQRPSSRFSSEKMRANWREDRWMKELGWDDITIARLAAFLAGTQRIAAILYEEGVLILAGTDTGNPFMVHGYSIHEELEELRDAGLGNLGAIRAATINPAKFLGEEGQWGEVRLGARADLVLLAANPLDDVSNYYRIDGVVARGHWLDASEIARMREDGRKAYAAIPPDPPAEEAPKEEAKD, from the coding sequence ATGCGCTGCTTGCTTCTGCCGGTTCTGGCGTCGCTGCTGGGTCTCGCTTCGCCTGCATCAGCGGGAGATGGCGATAAGATAGCTTTCCTGAATGTCGATGTCGTCGACGTGGCGAGCGGGCAGATTATCGATGGCCGGACCGTCCTTGTCGAGGACGGGCTGATAGCGAGCATCGGAGACAAGGACACTGCGCTGCCACCTGATGCCCGGCGCATCGACGCGACAGGCAAGTTCCTCGCGCCGGGCCTTGCCGACATGCACACGCACACTTGGTACGAGGATGTGCAACTCCCGCTGGACCTTGCTTTCGGGGTCACCACTATTCGCGAGATGTGGGGGACACAGTCGACGCTCGACGCTCGCAAGAAGATCGAGTCCGGCGAGATGCTCGGACCCCGCATCGTCACTGCAGGGGCCATCGTCGACGGGGACCCGCCTATCTGGCCCGGCAGCGCCGTGCTGGCTGATCCCTTGAAAGCACGCGAACTCGTCGCCGAGCAAAAGGCCGCCGGATACGACTTCATCAAGACCTATGACGAGCTGTCGCCCGAAGCATTCGCCGCCCTCGTCGAAGCCGCTCGTGAAGCAGGTATGCCGATCGCCGGACACATACCCCTTGCCGTGCCGATTGCCGATGCGGCGAAGGCAGGCATGAAGTCCTTCGAACACATCGGGGCGAAGTACGAAAGCGAGATTCTTCGGCCCGAGATCGACCGCAAGATGATGAACTGGCGCAGCGAACGCTTCGACCTTGGCGCACAGCTGCTCGCCGGCACTCTTTCGCTCGACGCCATTTACGATTGGGACAAGGTCCGCTCCTTCGCGCGCACGATGGTCGCGGCCGGGGTCGCCGCGACACCCACACTCGCAGTCGATTTCGGCTTCCTGCAGACTGCGTCGGAAAAGGAAGCGCGACTGCAACGCCCTTCCTCGCGTTTCTCCTCCGAAAAGATGCGGGCCAACTGGCGCGAAGATCGCTGGATGAAGGAACTCGGGTGGGATGATATTACCATTGCCCGGCTGGCTGCCTTCCTCGCCGGAACACAGCGCATTGCTGCCATCCTCTACGAAGAAGGCGTTCTGATCCTCGCCGGAACCGACACGGGGAACCCGTTCATGGTGCATGGCTACTCGATCCACGAAGAACTGGAGGAGCTGCGCGATGCGGGGCTCGGCAATCTCGGGGCGATCCGGGCTGCAACGATCAATCCGGCGAAGTTCCTGGGCGAGGAAGGGCAGTGGGGCGAGGTTCGCCTAGGCGCGCGGGCCGATCTGGTACTGCTGGCTGCCAACCCGTTGGATGACGTTTCGAATTACTACCGGATCGACGGCGTAGTGGCGCGCGGACACTGGCTGGACGCCAGCGAAATCGCCCGTATGCGTGAGGATGGGCGGAAGGCCTATGCGGCCATCCCACCGGACCCGCCGGCAGAAGAGGCGCCAAAAGAAGAGGCCAAGGACTAG
- a CDS encoding SDR family NAD(P)-dependent oxidoreductase, whose translation MSEWLPATAVVTGGASGIGLAIARKLSALGVAVLLADLPGERLATAGSELSCGTFACNVAKAEEVDRLAEVAFERLGRVELLLNNAGVGGPRGKQWEVSSDDARAHFDINFWGIWNVCQAFAGRMARQEAASAIYNTGSENSFFCAVPQTAAYIAAKHAVLGLTESLREDLPENVHAGLLIPGWVFTAIGDERVMRNGMDVDEFASIVVPQILARRRFVVSHRSNVKRIDERIDELRESYDEFGVDDDMDVRDVIARLRGS comes from the coding sequence GTGAGCGAGTGGCTGCCCGCCACCGCGGTGGTCACGGGCGGTGCGTCGGGCATCGGCCTCGCCATCGCCCGCAAGCTCTCAGCGCTGGGTGTCGCCGTGTTGCTGGCCGATCTTCCGGGCGAGAGACTGGCCACCGCCGGGTCCGAGCTTTCCTGCGGCACATTCGCCTGCAATGTCGCCAAGGCGGAAGAAGTGGACCGGCTGGCCGAAGTCGCTTTCGAGCGACTGGGCCGGGTTGAACTGCTGCTCAACAATGCCGGTGTCGGTGGACCTCGCGGCAAGCAATGGGAAGTGAGCAGCGATGATGCCCGCGCCCATTTCGACATCAATTTCTGGGGAATCTGGAACGTTTGCCAGGCTTTCGCCGGGCGCATGGCACGGCAGGAGGCTGCTTCGGCCATCTACAACACAGGGAGCGAAAACAGTTTCTTTTGCGCCGTGCCGCAGACCGCAGCCTACATTGCCGCCAAGCACGCTGTCCTTGGCCTGACCGAGAGCCTGCGTGAGGATCTTCCCGAAAATGTCCATGCGGGTCTGCTGATCCCCGGGTGGGTCTTTACTGCCATCGGAGACGAGCGGGTGATGCGCAACGGAATGGATGTCGACGAGTTCGCATCGATCGTGGTTCCCCAGATCCTCGCCCGCCGCCGTTTCGTGGTCAGTCACCGCTCGAACGTGAAACGCATCGACGAGCGCATCGACGAACTGCGCGAAAGCTATGACGAGTTCGGCGTCGACGACGACATGGACGTCCGCGACGTGATCGCCCGGTTGCGCGGATCATAA
- a CDS encoding DsbA family oxidoreductase, whose translation MSEPRRLRIDIWSDVMCPWCLVGWGGLQKGLELLDGEIEADVRWHAFELNPDMPPEGEESTAHIARKYGSTPEQSRAVQGRMREAAQGAGVSLEYEGSEPAPERWMWNTFLAHKLLTWAGEEFGPAKQTELKLALFEAHFNHRRKIGERDVLLDVASSVGLDRAGAEAALDSEELAHKVRAEERAAWDMNITGVPAMIIENKYMIPGAQPAEAYANALRRVAEKVPA comes from the coding sequence ATGAGCGAACCGAGACGCCTGCGGATCGATATCTGGTCCGATGTCATGTGCCCCTGGTGCCTGGTCGGCTGGGGCGGACTGCAGAAAGGTCTCGAACTGCTCGACGGGGAAATTGAGGCGGATGTGCGCTGGCACGCCTTCGAGCTCAACCCCGACATGCCGCCAGAAGGTGAGGAAAGCACCGCTCACATCGCGCGCAAGTACGGCTCGACCCCCGAACAGTCGCGCGCGGTGCAGGGCCGGATGCGCGAGGCGGCGCAAGGTGCCGGAGTGTCGCTGGAATACGAAGGGTCGGAGCCTGCGCCCGAGCGCTGGATGTGGAACACCTTCCTCGCGCACAAGCTGCTGACCTGGGCCGGCGAGGAATTTGGGCCGGCGAAGCAAACCGAACTCAAACTCGCGCTATTCGAGGCGCACTTCAATCACCGACGCAAGATCGGCGAGCGTGATGTCCTGCTTGATGTCGCGAGTTCCGTCGGGCTCGACCGTGCCGGCGCCGAAGCCGCGCTCGACAGCGAGGAACTGGCGCACAAAGTCCGCGCCGAGGAACGCGCCGCCTGGGATATGAACATCACCGGCGTGCCCGCGATGATCATCGAGAACAAGTACATGATCCCCGGTGCCCAGCCGGCCGAGGCCTATGCCAATGCCTTGCGGCGCGTCGCGGAGAAGGTCCCCGCGTGA
- the nudC gene encoding NAD(+) diphosphatase has translation MSSPVLSFTGSRLDRADHVRADPERLAGYMNWKARVLALDGLMPSLDDDGGLSWVTLADVPEDAELCFLGLDDGKACFAAVPPRGDASPRMANPALWSLMATLRPDDLALYGGARSLIDWHARHRFCAQCGGDTRLAKGGWQRNCEACGAQHFPRTDPVTIMLVEYDGKLMLGRGLGWPEGRFSALAGFVEPGESIEEAVVREVLEEAGVRVRDVSYIASQPWPFPSQLMIGCHSHADSDELEIDITEMAEVVFFTHDEVKAALAGNGPFVAPPTHAIAHHLMHWWVRK, from the coding sequence GTGAGCAGCCCGGTGCTGAGCTTCACGGGATCCCGGCTGGACCGCGCCGACCACGTCCGCGCCGACCCTGAACGGCTTGCGGGCTACATGAACTGGAAGGCGCGCGTGCTCGCGCTCGACGGTCTTATGCCCTCGCTCGACGATGACGGCGGCCTGTCATGGGTCACGCTGGCGGACGTGCCCGAGGATGCCGAGCTGTGCTTCCTCGGCCTCGATGACGGCAAGGCCTGTTTCGCTGCCGTCCCGCCCAGGGGTGATGCCAGCCCGCGCATGGCCAACCCGGCGCTGTGGTCGCTGATGGCGACCCTGCGTCCCGACGATCTTGCGCTCTATGGCGGCGCGCGTAGCCTCATCGACTGGCATGCACGGCATCGCTTCTGCGCCCAGTGCGGCGGCGATACCAGGCTCGCCAAGGGCGGCTGGCAGCGCAATTGCGAGGCCTGCGGCGCGCAGCACTTCCCGCGTACCGATCCGGTCACCATCATGCTGGTCGAATACGACGGCAAATTGATGCTCGGGCGCGGCCTCGGCTGGCCCGAAGGACGCTTTTCCGCCCTCGCGGGATTTGTCGAACCGGGCGAGAGCATCGAAGAAGCTGTCGTCCGCGAAGTGCTCGAGGAAGCAGGCGTGCGCGTGCGTGATGTATCCTACATCGCCAGCCAGCCCTGGCCGTTCCCCAGCCAGCTGATGATCGGCTGCCACAGCCATGCCGACAGCGACGAGCTGGAAATCGATATCACCGAAATGGCCGAGGTCGTCTTCTTCACGCATGACGAGGTCAAGGCGGCGCTTGCCGGAAACGGCCCCTTCGTCGCCCCGCCGACACATGCTATAGCGCATCACCTGATGCATTGGTGGGTTAGGAAATGA
- a CDS encoding serine hydrolase domain-containing protein gives MAYREFETPEFSRRSLLRGGAYLAAGSALAGVPFGRIAMARDTVSSWPAVSGLISKYAGERKVANMVATLGWGQRQAQTIAQGTLAIGGEAKAGPDSLYRIYSMTKPITGMGAMILIDEGKLGLDQPIADLIPAYADMMVQKTYDGSITDLVPAERPITVRMLMTHTAGLGYGIVQKGAIKTYYEEHGLIPGQVSRLPIPGLGRAKAVTGLDVFAERLAKAPLVLQPGTKWSYSVGLDLLGRVIEVASGQKFDAFLKERIFDPAGMDSTWFTVPEREVSRFTTNYGIMNGMPLPLDPAAASIYLDTPPFPMGGAGLVSSPRDYDRFLQMLLGYGVIDGKRVMSEAAVRVGTSNLLPETATTKGTWVEGQGFGAGGRSSDGSYGWGGAAGTVAFVNYSAGLRANLMTQYMPSEAYPIHDAFPKAVLEDLTAMKGM, from the coding sequence ATGGCATACCGCGAATTCGAGACTCCCGAGTTTTCCCGTCGCTCACTGCTGCGCGGCGGCGCATACCTTGCTGCCGGTTCGGCGCTGGCCGGCGTACCGTTCGGCCGGATCGCCATGGCCCGCGACACGGTGTCGTCCTGGCCTGCGGTTTCCGGCCTGATTTCCAAGTATGCCGGTGAACGCAAGGTCGCCAACATGGTCGCGACGCTCGGCTGGGGGCAGCGGCAGGCGCAGACGATCGCACAGGGCACGCTGGCCATCGGCGGCGAGGCAAAGGCCGGACCCGACAGCCTCTACCGCATCTATTCGATGACCAAGCCGATCACCGGCATGGGCGCGATGATCCTGATCGACGAGGGCAAGCTCGGACTCGACCAGCCGATTGCCGACCTCATCCCCGCCTATGCCGACATGATGGTGCAGAAGACCTACGACGGGTCGATCACCGACCTCGTTCCAGCCGAACGACCGATCACGGTCCGCATGCTGATGACCCACACTGCGGGTCTCGGCTACGGCATCGTCCAGAAAGGTGCGATCAAGACCTATTACGAGGAACACGGGCTGATCCCCGGACAGGTCAGCCGCCTGCCGATCCCGGGTCTCGGTCGCGCCAAGGCGGTGACCGGCCTCGATGTTTTCGCCGAGCGACTGGCCAAGGCGCCGCTAGTCCTGCAGCCGGGCACCAAGTGGAGCTATTCGGTCGGACTCGACCTGCTGGGGCGGGTTATAGAAGTCGCTTCGGGCCAGAAATTCGATGCCTTCCTCAAAGAACGCATCTTCGATCCGGCCGGAATGGACAGCACCTGGTTCACCGTTCCCGAAAGGGAAGTCAGCCGCTTCACCACCAACTATGGCATCATGAACGGCATGCCGTTGCCGCTCGATCCCGCGGCTGCCTCGATCTACCTCGACACGCCTCCGTTCCCGATGGGCGGCGCAGGGCTGGTTTCGAGCCCACGCGACTACGACCGCTTCCTCCAGATGCTGCTCGGCTACGGCGTGATCGACGGCAAGCGCGTCATGAGCGAGGCCGCGGTGCGTGTCGGCACGTCCAACCTGCTTCCCGAAACCGCCACGACCAAGGGCACCTGGGTCGAAGGGCAGGGCTTCGGCGCAGGCGGCCGCTCGTCCGACGGGTCTTACGGCTGGGGCGGTGCAGCGGGCACGGTGGCCTTCGTCAATTACTCCGCCGGCCTGCGCGCTAACCTGATGACGCAGTACATGCCTTCAGAAGCATACCCGATCCACGACGCCTTCCCCAAGGCGGTGCTGGAAGACCTCACCGCAATGAAGGGCATGTGA
- the mutY gene encoding A/G-specific adenine glycosylase — MAATVSEHLLDWYDAHARDLPWRARPGQPAPDPYRVWLSEVMLQQTTVAAVKPYFESFTQRWPSVDALASAPEEDVMAAWAGLGYYSRARNLVKCARTVSALGGFPDTEAELRKLPGLGDYTAAAVAAIAFGRRAVVVDANVERVVARLFAIGEPLPGARKTIRSRAEEITPGTRAGDFAQAMMDLGATICTARDPKCLRCPLSSACEARRNGDPARLPVKAPKKTRPVRQGRAYWVERDGAVWLVRREGEGMLGGMRALPDDGWSARGDGVAEHSGELLGMVRHGFTHFEIELAIHAVDIPLGDGEWWPLDRLDEAGLPTLFAKAARLALAK; from the coding sequence GTGGCCGCCACCGTCTCTGAACATTTGCTCGACTGGTACGACGCGCACGCCCGCGATCTGCCGTGGCGCGCACGACCGGGTCAGCCTGCGCCCGATCCCTATCGCGTGTGGTTGTCGGAGGTCATGTTGCAGCAGACCACCGTCGCCGCGGTGAAGCCCTATTTCGAATCCTTCACCCAGCGCTGGCCAAGTGTCGATGCACTGGCCTCTGCGCCGGAAGAGGACGTCATGGCGGCGTGGGCGGGGCTGGGATATTACTCGCGCGCCCGCAATCTGGTGAAATGCGCGCGAACAGTCAGCGCATTGGGCGGCTTTCCCGACACGGAGGCCGAATTGCGCAAGCTGCCGGGACTGGGCGACTATACCGCCGCCGCAGTCGCCGCGATCGCATTCGGAAGGCGGGCGGTCGTCGTCGATGCCAATGTCGAGCGGGTGGTGGCGCGGTTATTCGCAATCGGTGAACCGCTGCCCGGGGCGCGCAAGACCATCCGCTCAAGAGCCGAAGAAATCACTCCGGGCACGCGCGCGGGCGACTTTGCGCAAGCGATGATGGACCTTGGTGCAACAATCTGCACCGCACGCGATCCCAAGTGTTTGCGGTGCCCACTCTCAAGCGCATGCGAAGCGCGCAGGAATGGCGATCCGGCGCGGCTGCCGGTCAAGGCTCCGAAGAAGACCCGTCCTGTCCGCCAGGGTCGCGCATACTGGGTCGAGCGCGACGGAGCGGTGTGGCTCGTCCGCCGCGAAGGCGAAGGGATGCTCGGCGGCATGCGCGCGCTACCCGACGATGGGTGGAGCGCGAGGGGGGATGGTGTCGCGGAACACTCCGGCGAACTACTGGGTATGGTCCGCCACGGCTTCACCCATTTCGAGATCGAGCTCGCGATCCATGCGGTCGACATTCCGCTTGGTGATGGCGAATGGTGGCCGCTCGACCGGCTCGACGAAGCGGGCCTGCCGACGCTCTTCGCCAAGGCCGCGCGGCTGGCGCTGGCTAAATAA